The following are from one region of the Rhodopirellula sp. P2 genome:
- a CDS encoding RDD family protein, which produces MPRDENQLDAESQRPLDTTIGVVTPENIAFEYQLAGPFRRLPAYIIDVFVRAAVIAAIGLLLLLFVGLSGLQSLGAFALAAGIISYFLVSWFYGAALEAFFNGRTVGKWACGIRVIDVDGCPINGKRAVLRNLLRIADLAPVAALSSVDESIPPMFLIPTGMVGLICVISTRRMQRLGDIASGTMVIIDEKTWQLPVAKIDDPRVAPLATFIPGDYAISRSMARTLAIYAERRHYLTPPRRREIARHLTLPLIERFDFRPDIDADLLMIALYYKTFLAERNAEPADLGPLAGYSPLIRDMVAPATTA; this is translated from the coding sequence ATGCCACGCGATGAAAACCAACTCGATGCTGAATCCCAGCGACCGCTCGACACCACCATCGGTGTCGTCACGCCTGAGAACATTGCGTTTGAGTATCAATTGGCCGGTCCGTTTCGGCGGTTGCCCGCCTACATCATCGATGTCTTTGTGCGCGCCGCGGTGATCGCCGCGATCGGGTTGCTCTTGCTGCTGTTCGTCGGGCTGTCGGGGTTGCAAAGCCTCGGGGCCTTCGCCTTGGCGGCGGGGATCATCAGTTACTTTTTGGTCAGCTGGTTTTACGGGGCGGCCTTGGAAGCGTTTTTCAATGGCCGCACCGTGGGAAAATGGGCCTGCGGGATTCGAGTGATCGATGTCGATGGGTGCCCGATCAATGGAAAACGTGCGGTGCTTCGCAATCTGCTTCGGATCGCCGATCTGGCGCCCGTCGCGGCACTGAGCAGTGTGGATGAGAGCATTCCGCCGATGTTTCTGATTCCCACGGGCATGGTGGGGCTGATCTGCGTGATCAGCACCCGGCGAATGCAGCGATTGGGTGACATTGCCAGCGGCACGATGGTCATCATCGATGAAAAGACGTGGCAATTGCCGGTCGCCAAAATCGATGATCCTCGAGTAGCGCCTCTGGCAACATTCATTCCCGGCGACTACGCGATTTCGCGAAGCATGGCCAGGACGCTGGCGATTTACGCTGAGCGACGGCATTACCTGACCCCTCCGCGACGCCGAGAAATCGCCAGGCACCTGACCCTGCCTCTGATCGAGCGGTTTGACTTTCGCCCCGACATCGACGCCGATTTGTTGATGATCGCACTGTATTACAAGACATTCTTGGCTGAACGAAACGCGGAACCCGCGGATTTGGGGCCCTTGGCCGGCTACAGCCCTCTGATTCGAGACATGGTCGCCCCGGCGACAACGGCTTAG